The genome window ATTCCCTTTGGAGCACAACATCCTTGGGGAGTTTCCCCCATGCATATTTAAGCCTAATCCTCATAGGGAGAAAGTTATTACTTACATCAAGAAGAGATCTCTTTATAAAAAGTTCCAAGTCACAAACTAAAATAGCTGATCTCTTATGTTTTGTAAGTTCTTCAATACATCAAATGTTTCTTTAAGGCCTACTTATTTTCTGTAGGGTCTATTTGATATAAGAAGGTAACAgatatgtgttttttattgtttgtatgtgtattttaacTTCACACAACAGTAAGGTTTAAGACAATCAGTATACAATAGACTGAACAGCAGAGAATGAGACAATTTTCATTAATGGCATTTCTGTTGCAAATCAATAATGTAATTATTTAGTATGAAAGTAGAAAGAGCTATTGTACATAATTACATTTGATtctattttatataatacattattatcatttatcaaaattttattacattattccattttATTATCTTAGTTTATAATTTTCAAGATTTCTAGGTCTTATATTTTTTGCAGTTAAATCCAATTTCTCTTTGATAAATAACATTAACTACTTGACAGCTCACCTGAGTGGTGAAAGTTACTTATTAAAATTTAGAAATGTACTTTCATAATATAGCTTTGTCAGTAAAAGACATATAGAACATTGTAAAATTCTAAATAAGAAACATTAAATTTCAGGCAATAACTGGAGACAGTAAGAAACGTAAGGGAGGACCAAATTCAATAGTccagaagaaacaaaaattgaGCAATGGTGCAACTCAGGAAAACTCACTCATtgctaaaacagaaaagaagaaagaagctgAACAGACCTTGACCAACACATCAGGTAATCCAAAGGAAAATGGAGTTCAccacaagaagaacaagaacaagtacaaGGAGATCAACGAAGAGCAGaagcgaaagaaggaaaacaatggTGGCATCAAGTGGCATCCATCTCGATGCATATCGGATGAAGGTATAGCTGACAATAAAGTTACAAAAGTtttagaagtggaggagaaaaatgGGGGTAAGGAAGAGTCATTtgaagggataaagaagaaaagaaaaattgctgAGATCAACAGTAAGGATGTCAGAGATGAAGATGCTGGCCTTCTTCCACAGGACAAAAATGTGGCAGGGCTTACTAATGGAACTTTGGAAGTTAGGAATGGAGAAGTGCCaggtaagaataaaaaacaaaagaagaaaaataaaaaaacatcagaAAAAAGTAAAGTTGAAAATGATGAAACTTCAGCAGGACCTATTATAGGATCAGATTTAAGcacaaaaaaactgaagaaaaagggaaaagaacccttagaggagagggagaatttaGAAGTAAGTACAGTTTCTGAGGGAAGCGCTAAAAATCCAGATGTAAATGGAAGTTTGCAGGAAATCACTTTAACTGGGGATGAAGAAATTGTAattaaaactaaaaagaaaagaaaaaagaagaaatctgtAGAAGGAAACACAGTTCCTACAGTACTTACtaaaaaatcaaatatagatGAAAGCCAGCCAGAAATTCCTGATGCTGGGAATGAAGAAACatcaaagaagacaaagaaacagaagaaattggAGAGAAAAGCTCTAGAAAATAACCTAGAGTCTGCAAATCATACTACAGAGTCTAGTGTGAAAGGGAATGTAAGGGACGTTCCTGAAGGCTGCATTACTGAAACACCAAACAAGagtaaaaagcaaaagaaaaaagaaaagaaggtttTAGACAGTTTCACCACTGAAACTAAAGATACCAGTAACACTAGTGTACAAATAGAATCAACTTTGGAAAAATCTTCAAAAGAAGAGCACaagaaatctgaaaaaataaaaggtaaaacaaagaaaatgaccaTTGAACCACCTAAAGAAGAGCAAGCCACTACTAGCAAAGAACAGTCAGGTgctaagaaaggaaagaaaaagaaaaagaagaatcaggagttaaaagatgaggaggaggaaaaagcttTCCTTGAAAAAGACCCCAAGTTTACGTCAGACTTAGGTACATTACTGAATGAGCTCAACTTTGACCAATTTGATCCTAGGGAtttcgaggagaaggaggatgacagCGACAACGACATGTCAAGAGAGGTAGAAGATCTTTCCGAGGAAGAAATGTTAGACtatgaagaagagagtgagaacaaAAGCTCAGTAGGTAAAGTGCATGATGATGGAGATATTGCCGAtgatgagagcgaaggagaggtggaaaacaaaagaaaaaagaacaaattggaaaagaagaaaaaggaggctaTCCCAGAGCCAAGCCCAGGAAACAAAAAGTTGGACAAGAAGATTTTGAAGGAAATGcttaagaaagacaaaaaggtgGTAACTTCAGAACCTGAACCTGAGAAGGAACAACCAAAACTGAGTGCTGCTGAAGCTCTCAGGCAGAAGATGACTATTCAGCTCAATGCTGCAAGATTCAGGTAACTAAGTCATTCAATCACTAAAAGTAAAGTATTAGGCATTGATAGCAAATAAATGACAGTTCTTCTCAAGTGTATTTTGTACTGCATATTTTTTCATGTTCACAAATAACTAGCAGGATTCAGGTAACTAAGTCATGCAAACTGTAGAAGTAAAATATTAGGTATTGATAGCAAATAGATGACAGTTCTTCTCAAGTATGTTTTGTACTGTATATTTTTCATGTTCACATTTATAGCAGCAGTTTTCTGTCTGTTCATTTACATGCTTAAGTGTTTTACTCCCCAATATGGTATAATGTAGctaaggaagatagaaagataaaatagcAGATATATAGCAACATTAGTCTTTAATTATAAATCAGAACCCACAATATAATTTGCAATAAAACTACTAATCCTTAACcacagaatataaataaattaattaatgaagaTTACAGTAATAACTATTTCAAGCATGCcatcacatatatatgctttcccCCCACACGACAGAATGGTGAACGAGGAGCTGTACACAACAACGAGTAAAAATGCAATGGCCATGTTTAAGAAAGACCCTGATGCATTTAAGTCTTACCACTTGGGCTACCAGAATCAGGTGGAGCAGTGGCCTATCAAcccccttaatattattattaattggctGAAGAAACAGTAGGTGTCTTTTCCATTATTTCTACTTTTAAAGTTTATTGTCTTTGTTCACTGTGATTGTGATATTGATTTTGGTATTTTTGAAGAATGTTATCAGGACTGCATTgataattctttattattattgtgcttcataatttcttcttttcttgcaatGGTTCCTGTTACTGCATTGATAACTTCTTCATCATTGCAgtgttttatattatcttatttgttgATGGTTGTAGAATTCAAAAGTAATTGGAGTTTTCTGTACTTTAACCCTTTCAAggccaaaaaaaaggaagagcttCTAAAtctttttaatattgttgttgttgtcattgttgttgttgttattattattattattattattattattattattattattattattattattattattattattattattattattcctttttatgaTAGCAGAACATatagggaaaaacaaagaaatgactcAACTTAAATTTCTTCTGAGGAGAATGAACTAATATATGTTAGCCATGGTAATGCTCAAATGtcacttttcatatttttgtctCAGTCTCATTTGAATTGCCATTATGCTAGAATTTGCTGTGATTGCTACCAGAGGCCTCTCTGTACCCTCCCCCATTTCTGTGCCAAATACAGGATGGAATGTTGGGTTACTGCAGTTTAAGGGCAGGTTGGGAAGGACTTGGAAAAGTCAGTTTTTACCTGTCTCTGAGTATTAAATATTCTTGGCAAGTGCTCTAGGTGACTGCAAATAGTAATCATAGCAGATTTTAGTGCACTTTAGGTTCATATGAGCTTGGAGGATAAGTATGATAAAAATCGGTATTTTACACATTGGGTCCAAAATTTAGTCATTTGTATATAATTAGGGTTAACAGAAATTAACCTTTTGATTATTTAATATCATCTTTGACCCAATATTTGTATTTTTCGAGAAATAATAGAATCAAGGAGATTGACAGACATGTTTCCTTATAGAGTTTGCACAATGATCCATATATGATTAATtaattctcccttccctttctccagaCCCAGGGAATGGGTTGTTGCTGACTTCGGATGCGGTGAAGCTAGGCTCTCCTTAAGCGCCCCGCAGAAAAAGGTCTACTCCTTTGACCTGGTGGCTGCCAACAATAGGGTCACTGCCTGCGACATGGCCCACACACCCCTGAAGTCCGGGTCTGTGGATGTGGTGGTCTTCTGCCTGTCACTTATGGGCACAAATATCAAGGATTTTGTCACTGAGGCCAATAGGGTGTTGAGGCATGGGTATGTATGGCAGTGTTAGAATATCATTTACTTACTatattccttctctttgtcttcttagtCTATTTTATCTTCAAGGTTTATTTGCACAGAAACTGAGAATATTtcttaaacacttttttttttttttttactggcatTAGTTACATTTAAAGGCTTCTGATATTACAAAGGTAATTGAGAAGGAATAGAgaagctagctctctctctctctctctctctctctctctctctctctctctctctctctctctctctctctctctctctctctaaaattaatgttttctccatctctctttcctagtGGTGTCATGAAAGTAGCCGAAGTTGAGAGCCGATTTACCAACCTCAACGATTTCCTGTCATGTGTGACACGTCTCGGATTCCACTGCACCCATAAAGACGTCCAGCAAAAGTACTTCTATATGTTCGACTTCAAGAAGAACCGTGACTGCAAGAAAGCAATGGAGGTGCCCGAGATTGTCCTAAAACCATGCATGTACAAGAAGAGATAGGggattttgcatttggtttatatAAAGTTATCTTatgtatgcaatttttttttttttttgttgtggcttgtttccttttttgttctttatctttgttttaataAGGGGAGAAATTGGGGTAGATAAATTTACACTTGTTGAAACTGATGAACTGTAAGCTTTATGAATATGGTTGACTTTTtagaatattaaataataatgtatttaatttcattttcgtgtatatatggtatatgtaagtGAACTGTAAATTACCATATTTGTCAACAccagaaaaaagtaataaaatcaaatgaataaaaagaaaaagtatttaTAAAGATAATCCTTATAACCCTACCTATAGTTTGTAGAGAAACTCTCACATTTTATATCTTGGATTTTTGTCTTTGTAAATCAGCTTTTTGATATTTATGTCCTTAGGTAATGAATAAGATTCCTCTTTCATTTTACAAACATGAATGCTGTTATTCTGTTCCCATGGATTATACAAATTCAGGGATCTCACATATAGCCTCAAAACTTGAATAGAATGTACTTAAGGTGCTAAAGTTATGTCTTACCTGGTATTCAAGTCAGAATGTGTTTGTCTTTAGTGCTTAATATATGGAAAATTTATTTTGATAGTGCTTACTTAAGGCATTTGAATAAATTCTCATCTCAGAAGACCATACAAGGTAAATGTAGCAGAAGAGAAATCCTCATAGCTTTTATGAAGAAAAGACATATCTGATGCCTATCTCTGCTTTATTAACTCCACAGTTTCCTAATTCACAAGTCAAAATAACATTTTCTGATCAAAGAGAAGTCATAAATTCAATGATTAATTAAAGAATAATAGTAGACAATTATtttttcctccctatcctcctacccTACTTCAGTCTGTCTTAGGTATTCAAATATTCATTTCTGTCCCCACATTCCCCAAGATTTTTATTGTTCCCTCTTACAGAATTTCTAAACCTACTCCTTCCCAACACATCTTCacttttcttcacattttctttgCACAATAATTACTGTAATTTGGGACTTCAGTATTTACCTTatactatatacttatattaaagCAAGATAACAGCCATTATTAGGTTAATTAATTAGgctttgtatgttttattatatgaAAATTTATTGAGAAATCCCTTACAATAATACCACTGGTTTAGAAAATAACACACTTTCTCTGAACATCAATATATTACATAGTACTCAagtacataaagaaataaaagaacaatattGTCATCCCTTATCCTTTACATGTTAGAGGGAAAAAATGAACATCAACACAAATACCATTTACACTTTcataaatctgtctctctctttcttgcctcatTTAAGGGAATTTATTTTCACCTTTACGACTAAGTACCGAGGTCGCGTTGGCACATGGGGAGGtagtgcttcttcttctcttccttgtgtGGACTAGAACTGAAGCTTCTTTGCTAAGGAACCTGAAAATAAAAGTTAGAACTGAAGCTTCTTTGCTAAGGAAcctgaaaataaaattaactCCAGGTTACTCCAAGGCTTTAAATTGAACTTGCAAAAGTTATCTACAATACAAGAACAGCATAAAAAGTATGGTTATCCCTAAAATACAAATGAGagaattttatttttgtatcttaaatgtaataataatcatacagagATTGTGACTgtagttaagaaaaaaaagacatacctCCAAAGCCAGACTCTTCAATAATCTTTCGCTTGAGGGACGGTTTTTCTGCCTCACTTCTCTGTCTAATGgttggtgggagaggaagaagaggtccTGGTGTCGGGACAGGCTTATTGCTGGAAAGGAAAGGTGATCTAGAGTAATCCAATGTTTACAGCAATttgataaacatacataattCAAATAGATGAAGGTAATGCTTGCAAGAAAATAATCTAATTCAAACATATCAAACAATTACATTTGCAGAATTATTCTtagatcattaaaaaaatatatttaaaaaatgtaaaaggataaaaaaatatatgtaaatatgcacattaAATAATATCCTAACATGCACTGATGTTTACCTGAAATATTCCATCTTCAGAGCCTCTGTACAGCTGCATCGTTTCATAGGATTGATAGTGAGCAAAGACCCTAAGAGCTGGAGAAGGTCATCACTGGCAGCAGGAAAGAGATCTCGCAGTGGGGAACCCTCAAAGTGCTTGAAGGATACGTAGTCGGGAAGTTTTGTCATGTCCTGGAAAGAGGGTTATGAACTTTACAGATATCACTGGAACTCTTTTTACTACTCTTGAGCATGAGATTGAGTGGGTtaagatgatacatatataaaaaataacaggatAAATAAAAGTGACAGATATAGATTAATAAAGACTAGCATAAATTCAGAATAATGTAaggtcttttcttccttcttcaataGCATCAATTTAAACattcttatttatcaatttaatatTCAAGAAATATCTCCAGAATGGTAAATGAAACTACTAAacctctcaccacacacacatcaaaactatttttaatatcaaataACTAATAATTGGATTAAGACCAATATATCAAAATACAGTAATTAACCCTTTGCCACCaggtggcatgtacgtacatgccatggcatgcctggactatattaCGGGTGGCTTGTGCATACCACCCGGCAGCAAAGGATCAAAATCACTACACTCTGAAACCACCCAAAgacaaacaatggaaaaaaatccTCAACAACAAACCGGCCAGTCATCATCACCAGGAGTCCCTAGGGCAGTGAAGATCCTGGTAAGCTGGTCTAGATCAGAGTCACCCGGGAAGTAGGGACAGCGGACCAACATCTCCGCCAGGATACAGCCAATCGCCCACATGTCTACCCCCGTACCATAGGATCTTGCCCCAAACAGCAACTCTGGACTCCtacaaaacagacagagatatgTTAAGTTTCAGGTGTTGTAAAATTTAGTCAAGATATCATTCtatgttttatctttatctttaacacCCAAGCAGAGTTTTATTTTATCCTCTGTCCTTTGAACTTATTGATAACTATTAAAAGTTAAGGTAAGATTTGGATAGGCTGGGATACATAAGCCAAAACAGCTCTATTCCTCGGCAATTAAGTTCTTTCTATCAATCCTATCAAATTAACACAAGAATGCACAACTTCATCAACTTTAAATACATGTCTTCATCAAGTCttgcaaaacagaaaaataaaatcaaaacatcactagaagcaaaacaaatattaagaataatggttTCCAAATTTCACTATTGACTATCTGTGCAATACTTACCTGTACCATCTTGTAACTACTTGATGTGAATACTGTCTGTTGGGAGAGCCAAAGAATCTTGCCAGACCAAAATCTCCTATTTTAAGTATGCCATCTGAATTGACTAGCAGGTTGTTTGGTTTCAGATCCTGCAATTATATgcaaaggtggaggaggattgcaaagtgaaaaaaatgaagagtacATTAACCATCATTTCAACTTCATTTAAGCATCATAAAACACTTTCAAAGGAAACAGTACAAGTTTCTTCAAAAATAAGTTTTATGACTTAGATTATTATGAAAGCCTTCAGGAAAACAAGCCCTTTCTTACTCTGTGTAGGATCCAGTGAAGATGCAGGAATTCCAAGCCTTTTAACGTTTGGATCATATATGCTTTGATGTTGGAGGGTGTGAGGATGATGTTGTCTGTGTCCTTGATGATCACCTGGTGGTAGACAGATTCATCAA of Penaeus chinensis breed Huanghai No. 1 chromosome 37, ASM1920278v2, whole genome shotgun sequence contains these proteins:
- the LOC125045490 gene encoding cyclin-dependent kinase 7-like isoform X1, producing MEVDQEKKGRIRIEEKLKRYEKIDFLGEGQFATVYKALDVETKQIVAVKKIKLGSREEARDGINRTALREIKLLQEVHHPNLIGLLDVFGYKSNVSLVFDFMDTDLEVIIKDTDNIILTPSNIKAYMIQTLKGLEFLHLHWILHRDLKPNNLLVNSDGILKIGDFGLARFFGSPNRQYSHQVVTRWYRSPELLFGARSYGTGVDMWAIGCILAEMLVRCPYFPGDSDLDQLTRIFTALGTPGDDDWPDMTKLPDYVSFKHFEGSPLRDLFPAASDDLLQLLGSLLTINPMKRCSCTEALKMEYFSNKPVPTPGPLLPLPPTIRQRSEAEKPSLKRKIIEESGFGGSLAKKLQF
- the LOC125045490 gene encoding cyclin-dependent kinase 7-like isoform X2, which gives rise to MEVDQEKKGRIRIEEKLKRYEKIDFLGEGQFATVYKALDVETKQIVAVKKIKLGSREEARDGINRTALREIKLLQEVHHPNLIGLLDVFGYKSNVSLVFDFMDTDLEVIIKDTDNIILTPSNIKAYMIQTLKGLEFLHLHWILHRDLKPNNLLVNSDGILKIGDFGLARFFGSPNRQYSHQVVTRWYRSPELLFGARSYGTGVDMWAIGCILAEMLVRCPYFPGDSDLDQLTRIFTALGTPGDDDWPDMTKLPDYVSFKHFEGSPLRDLFPAASDDLLQLLGSLLTINPMKRCSCTEALKMEYFSNKPVPTPGPLLPLPPTIRQRSEAEKPSLKRKIIEESGFGGSLAKKLQF
- the LOC125045489 gene encoding ribosomal RNA-processing protein 8-like translates to MSFDIPDWGNTNAFSYHFDQPPQIPVAITGDSKKRKGGPNSIVQKKQKLSNGATQENSLIAKTEKKKEAEQTLTNTSGNPKENGVHHKKNKNKYKEINEEQKRKKENNGGIKWHPSRCISDEGIADNKVTKVLEVEEKNGGKEESFEGIKKKRKIAEINSKDVRDEDAGLLPQDKNVAGLTNGTLEVRNGEVPGKNKKQKKKNKKTSEKSKVENDETSAGPIIGSDLSTKKLKKKGKEPLEERENLEVSTVSEGSAKNPDVNGSLQEITLTGDEEIVIKTKKKRKKKKSVEGNTVPTVLTKKSNIDESQPEIPDAGNEETSKKTKKQKKLERKALENNLESANHTTESSVKGNVRDVPEGCITETPNKSKKQKKKEKKVLDSFTTETKDTSNTSVQIESTLEKSSKEEHKKSEKIKGKTKKMTIEPPKEEQATTSKEQSGAKKGKKKKKKNQELKDEEEEKAFLEKDPKFTSDLGTLLNELNFDQFDPRDFEEKEDDSDNDMSREVEDLSEEEMLDYEEESENKSSVGKVHDDGDIADDESEGEVENKRKKNKLEKKKKEAIPEPSPGNKKLDKKILKEMLKKDKKVVTSEPEPEKEQPKLSAAEALRQKMTIQLNAARFRMVNEELYTTTSKNAMAMFKKDPDAFKSYHLGYQNQVEQWPINPLNIIINWLKKQPREWVVADFGCGEARLSLSAPQKKVYSFDLVAANNRVTACDMAHTPLKSGSVDVVVFCLSLMGTNIKDFVTEANRVLRHGGVMKVAEVESRFTNLNDFLSCVTRLGFHCTHKDVQQKYFYMFDFKKNRDCKKAMEVPEIVLKPCMYKKR